The stretch of DNA TGACGACTAATGTTTCAGAGGTTAAAGTATTTTCTCAAATGATACAAACaagttttttattgatttaatttattcAGCTTGACTTTGGTAGCCTATAAACACCTCCTGCATATATTAGTTTTTGTTCTTTAACTTTTCTATCTAGAAATCCTTTAAGTTCCTGTGTACTGCATTCCATAGTGGTTGGTCCTTGCATTGCAAACATTCTCAACATTGTGTGTATTCTTTCTAATGGAAGGCTTTCTAAATTAGTCAACATTCCCACGATGTACGACCAGAAAacctgaaaaaaatgtaaaaatataatagTTCTTAGAGTTAGTTATAAAATCTGGTATTTTAAAATCTAGTATTTTATAACGGCTTTTCCAATAAAACATAGATGATACCAAAAAGGGCACTTGAAAAACAACCATTATCTGATATTGAAAATCTTAATTTCAGTAACTCTCTTACATTGTTACAGATAAGGGCAAGCCAGTTTCATTGCACAGTattaatgattaaaatttaaatttcaatataaaaacaagttTTCACTTTACGTTTCAATCATAGGAAAGTTATTCAATTATGGCAAGGTTCATTTGACAATGACGTTGGGCTTTTGTGAAAAAGGTCATGGAGATCTCTGATAATGTGTTCTTTAATTTCTTTTGAGCATCTCAGATGTATAACAAGAATGTGACAATAGTACATTGATGCCCCACTCGCGCTATCATTATTAATGTTCAGTGGACCcggaaattggggtcaaaactcttatatggcataaaattagaaagatcatatcataaggaacatgtctactaagttgccagttgattggacttacacttcatcaaaatctaccttgaccaaaatatttaacctgaagcaagacaaacagacatacaaaAGGACAGACGAATGGaagcacagaccgaaaaacataatgctcctagATGGGTCATAATAAGTGGGGCATAAACATAAATAAGTATACCAGGGAAAAAAACTACAGTTGCCCAGTCGCCAATGGCGACCAGAAATTGACCTGGGCGATCTTTTTACTCAGTTGTGGTAGCCCAGGTGGCGAATTGAAAACAAGTTCTTGACTGCCTGAAATCCGCCATTTACCGTGACTCCAGGTACTAGCTACTTCACggacaaaaatttaaattaaaaaaaaatctttttaaaatgtattgcaTCAAAGTCATGGTCGCGATAAACAAGGATATCAAATCAGTGTTTACCTGTGACTAAATATAGTTCACGttaattcaggtcactgattggtcgTCTATTTAAAGTCGGAATGTATCGTATGCTTGCAAGGATAACTAGAGAGGtgttccgatggtcattaacaATATGAAGCAATCAAGGTTTtggcttcaacatgttcaagaaaGCGAAGAAAGTCAGGGAAGATGACAATAGCATGTCATGAAGtaatatcagtcaaataaaagaaagtctGATATATATAATGCTGTtaagaatctggaaaacagtaccTTTTGTAGTAACattttcaaagcccacgtggtgtaCAGAGAAtgaaggtcaaaaacgaaagtagaatattgtcgaccacaataaataacatttataGTTAAAAATGATTTATGTTCCTTACTAActtaacagtttacaaaaaaaaaagaaaatcagagaaGATATCAAGTTCATGACAACGCTTTTGGAATACGTGAAATAGTcgagaaaaaaggggggtcatttgtttacaaatgtacGTAGTTTAATACGCAAAATGAATCGACCAAGATATTTAATAAATTAgattattatagaaataaaatgaaatatttcatctaTCATCTACATGTATTCCAGAACAGAGAATTCTTTAGTTgtctttaaaagatatataaaaaaatcttgtaCACAGGGCATGAAGATTCCCattttgcaaatgatttttttttaatgaaattgaaatttgattgaagtcaacaacaaagaaaagaaaatttccCAGGCATCTAAATCATCTCCAGGTatgctcagaatgcaggattttgagtctaaaattcaaaattttcttggggggggggggagcatGCCCCCAAACCCCCCTAGGAAGTTCAGCTTCGCGGGTTTCACCGGTGATAGTAAAATTATGTGGGCTACTGACTTTTTGTCTGGGCTAACTGATATTCAAGTCTGGTAGCCCAGGTGGCTACTGGCCTTCATAAGTTAATTTTGAAGGCCTGTATACCCTTTGATTCACTATTTAAATTGTTGATAGGGAGTTCTGAATAAAAGTGAGGTAGAaccatatttttacatttaatagcTCCTACTAAAGACTTAACAAAATTCAGttcaaataaaataagaatatgattAACCAGTAATTTCTCCTCTCACACAGGACTAAAATGAGACACCACACAATTTAAACATGTTATGGAATAACTAACCTGTAATTCTTCCTCCCTCTGTGACTGAGCTGAGGCCATGGCTGATTCTGTCTCATCATCGTCAGTAACAATAACATCATGTGTGCGGCCCTTATGTTCTTCCACCAAGAGAAACGTGTCTGTTGTTTCCTCCTTGAGTAGACCCTGTGTTTGCCAGTAGGCTATCTTTCTTCTCAATGCTGTTGCCGGCATTTGCAACTCATTGCTCAAATCTTCCACTgtccatttttctttaaaaacaggAGATTAAAATTCAACTTCACTATGATAAGCAGAAACTGTTTGTCAATAATCATATAACTAAAGTACCTGGCCTAATGCATCATTCTCAGAATTTAATGGCTTCCCTAAAGACTCTTTCTTCATGCCTCAATATGCGTAAACTGAAGATTTTATCAGCCTTGTTTGTAGTGAATCATGACTATTGccgattaatttattttcatgtgtatttattttatgtatttattttcatgtgtatttattttcatggatagaGGAATAAGTCTGCATACAAAATAATAGAAATTTGAATttagttgaacatttaaatttgtggttcactgTTAACCATGAAATCTGTAAAAGCAGGTATGTTGACGTTTAATAAAGAATCTACAGTAATTACAGGTTTTCCAATATACACAAGACAAAAAAGATCAGTCAAAAATAATACAACTATTGATCCATCTTATTTTTCACCTCCAGATTACTATTTCAAGTAAACTCATAATTATCTGCTGCAATTTCATTGATATTTACCCCAATTCTCTTTCTATTTTACAAACTTAACATACCTTGTTTCTGAAACTGCATAATAATGGCAGCATGAACCGGAGACACATTAAAGTTGATTGTTCTATCTTTAAGCTCTATGTCAATGTTAACAAGAcctgaaaacaaataatattgctaactgacaatttttgtttaaacattgtCTGTTTACTGAAGCTAAATTAATTTTACTGATAGTACTAGTGTAGGTTCAATTGTTTCATCTCAAATTTTGGCGAGTTTTGTATTGGTCTCTCAGAGATCACTTTGTTTGGACAAAGCTGAAGCAGTCTGTTTCCTGTCTTagcatgttttaatatttctaaaatGATTCTGGAATATATTCAAAGATTTTGtaaataataatcataattattttaatatggTTGTATGTTTGGCTGAGTAGATAGGTATACTATCATGCAGTTCATTGGAACTTTTCATTAtactgagagagaaaaaaacattctTACAAGAACTTTCAAACAAACAGATTATTGCATAAATTTTAAAGGTTATTTTCACAAGCTGACATACCTAAATGTGGTTTCCAGTTTAATGTTCTATTTCCTTTTAGAGCCTCAAATTTCTTTGTGTATTCCTTCAGTGATTCCTGCATCACTTCTGGGAGAGTTATCTTCTCTTCTCTAAATGCTGGCCAAAACTGGGCTGATAAAACCATTGCATTTACATCAATTTCCTATAACAAAACaacttttacattttaaaattctgGTGAGAACCCAGTACTCATAAAGTATGTATGCTGTTACTAGTAGATCTTCAATTATCTTTTAGGAAAACGAAACAAATTACTCAAAACACCAAGGAAAAGTGTGAAGTATTCATACAGCTTTGGCCTGTAAGCATAGAAAAGTGTGAAGTATTCATACAGCTTTGGCCTGTAAGCATAGAAAAGTGTGAAGTATTCATACAGCTTTGGCCTGTACGCATAAAAAAGTGTGAAGTATTCATACAGCTTTGGCCTGTAAGCATAGAAAAGTGTGAAGTATTCATACAGCTTTGGCCTGTACGCATAGAAAAGTGTGAAGTATTCATACAGCTTTGGCCTGTAAGCATAGAAAAGTGTGAAGTATTCATACAGCTTTGGCCTGTACGCATAAAAAAGTGTGAAGTATTCATACAGCTTTGGCCTGTAAGCATAGAAAAGTGTGAAGTATTCATACAGCTTTGGCCTGTACGCATAGAAAAGTGTGAAGTATTCATACAGCTTTGGCCTGTAAGCATAGAAAAGTGTGAAGTATTCATACAGCTTTGGCCTGTAAGCATAGAAAAGTGTGAAGCATTCATACAGCTTTGGCCTGTAAGCATAGAACAGCCCTACATATTTGCAAGATGGTGGTGTTTGTCTTAATGTGAGAGGAGTCTTATACTTTCTTTTTATtagtattttcaataattttatctagcaaactacattttgtataaattatcTATTTTGAACCAAATAATGATTAAGGTCAGGAACAAAAATGTGACATAGGTCCAAATGTCTCGTAAAAATTCTAtttcctaataaaaaaaaaaaaaaaaatatttttgtgtgtcTTTGGTTTACCACAGACCTTCATAAACTTAATAGCAAGAGGATTCACAATAAACCTGACATTCTCACGGTCTACAAAATATTAAGATAGGTTAACTCACCCCTCTTTCACCACTTTTATTTCTAGCTTCAGTAACTCTGGTGTTTAATCTTTTGGAATCAGCTACATCTTTCAACATGACTTCACAAAAGTGTAATTGTGTCTCCCCAAATCTTAGTTTAAGTAGTTCCAAGTAACGGATCTCTTTCTCGATTTCGTAATTAAATTGAGTGAGGATTCTATCTGCTAGTAATGTTCTGTATTCATTCACAAATAATTCCTTACTACCATAAATGTTGACCAGCATACTTATAATATCTGAAGCTCTTCTACTCTTGGATGTGGTAGCTACAAGACATaaaaagttgggttttttttaatttagaaaatttGGTGTAAAACATCATTCATATTCCTCTTTTTTACTGTGAAAAATAGTTATGAAATATGAGAGGAGAAAAATTGAAGTCTAGTAATATCAGGTTCTAAACACCTATAAATGAGGGTCGTAACTGGGGTATCATCATGACGATAAACCATTAAATCTCTTGCCAAATGACATAAATTTTTGGTGCATGAAGATAAGATGTACACATTctttttgacaataaaaaaattgaCTAATTTTGATGAATAACGTCAGGCACCCTTCAACCCAATCCTTGACTTACAATGGTATACTTACACGGATCAGCATCCACGGGATCAGGCATCCATTTCTCCCAATCCTCATCTTCATTATCACTATGTCCTGTCTCATCCAGTAGTAATGGCTGTCCTTTAATCAGCTCATCTAACAACTCATTACTTCCGTCGTCAGTTAAATTAGAAACAATACATCTGACAGTATCATCACGGGACctaaatatcaatgatatatacatttatttagtaATTGAAGAACTGGCATGTCTGGCCTGATAGTATCACCATGGGACCTGAATATCAATGGTATATAATTAGTAGTTAGAGAACTGGTACCTGACAGTATCATTCAGAAGTAACATAGGTCACCCTGAAGAGtcaagcttttttcaactgaattttacaatttgttcttatgttgtgttgttacaccagtgtcccaggttagaggagggTTGAGAGGTCACAAATATGCTTAATCCAACAATTTTCTGCAAGTGCATGTTAATCAGGAATAAATAATTTAGTGGTTATAATTTTAGATTGTCTTTACTATTTGCTttactttattgttttttaaaatagttCAGGCATTGTGTTTCTGGTTTTAATTGTTTCTTATTTTGTCATTTCTGTTTTTTATAGCCTTCTATACAGTATGTCACTGTATGGCTTTTGTTCATTGTTGGAAATCTTACAGCAACCTAGAGTTGTTTTGTAACATGTTTAATCACACAAAAGGAGTAGGGACTATTGAAATTCAGACTCTGAAAAAACAGCCAAAAAATTACATACAACTTCAAGAACAACTGCAGACTAGCTGTACTTAAGATATGTTCTGAATAGGGGAAAAATAATTATCACTGAAATTATTTGTTACCTAGttagaaaataaactcatcatagataccaggactaaattttgtatatacgccagacgcgcgtttcgtccacaaaagactcatcagtgacgcttgaatccaaaaaaaaaaaaaatggcaaataaagtacgaagttgaagagcattgaggaccaaaattcctaaaagttttgacaaatacagctaaggtaatctttccCTGAGGTAGAatagccttagtatttcaaaaattataaattttgaaagaaactCTCTTAGAGACAGTTATTTTGGGAATACTTAATTATATATCATACCTTAAGTATTTTCTGACAGGGTGGCAAACAAGTTCTAGGATAACACCAGCTGGATCTAAAACTCGTAGAGCTCTGATAGCAGCAATATAAGCTGTTAATATATCTGATGTGTTTACACCTGGAAAAGAATCAGTCTTTTATATGAATATTCAAAACAATggaatttattcattttttaaaaaggaTACAATAATTGTACTTTAGCTACTCTACAAGGCATCATAGAAAAATaagtaatctttctttttttcaacgAAGTCGGGTTTATTTCTTAAAGTTTGAAAATGACTATtttgatgtatttttatttgcatACATTGATACCCTAAAAggaaattctttttttaatcaaGAAACCTTTTCAACAGAATatatctgattgacaaaattcaTATGTGCTGACATTGTGTAAAGGGGGctataaatcaatttttatttttaataaaggaTTTCActgtatttttctataaatgaactttatcatatacttaatagaaaaatgaaattaaaaaatggggtcacctttcaattaagctcacaatctgcctccaaAAGAAGCTTAcaattttgttaatgtccttttttctgttgaactaataggagaaatagaggtaatacggaatttaaaaaaaaacaaattacagaaatcacttaaattttacaattatttagtttatgtacagcttatttgaaaaaaataataaaaaaatataggtcaccgatgagttaaataagatatttcaatttcaaaatgccaaaaaatgacatttttacaccaaagggagataatttggagctttttcaatgataaaacCATTTTAAttgtcatctggggccaaactgaatcgatttttttggtagatttttgtaccatatcataaagtaatactaatagtgttataaataaaatttgtaatgaaaaaacgtatctttatttttttgctgaaaattttgtacctgtgAGCCTCCTTAAATAAACATATGGTAATTCAATCAGTCAAATAAGCAATTTTGAAATAGTGGCTAACCTTTTTAACCACCATACATGTAGCTTGTAAAAGTTACAAAATAGggcgactttttttttttttaccaaaaaggGCTTTATCATTTGTTGTTCAATATTTACAGTCCTAAACTGCTGCAGGAAAATGCATAATGTTTCGCACCTGGATGTAAAAGTCTGGTTTCTAACGCTGATTTCAGTGATGTTACCAACTGGGTCCTCACATCAGTTTTCTCTAAACACATCTTAAGATCTAATATTGCTGGTTCAGATTCAGGAAATTCTATGATTATATTGAAGAGCTGCTCAATTTGAATGTTTGCAAAAGACTCATACAGGAAATGGAGTAGCCTCCCTTTGAATCCATCTATACAATCAGAGTATATGTGTGTTCTGTTACCCGAATAAACCAGGTGCAACCAACCAAGAACTTTTGTATCTAACCACTGTCAACATAAAGAAAAAGATTGTTTAGTATTAACTTTTAatacagtacatgtacatgtagtacatattgtaaatatttacacaaatatCAATGAATAGTATTTTCTTGTTTACTGCAAACTAGACAATTCATGCTTTTACCATAATGTATCACCAGAAAAAGTGAAAAACCAGGAACTCTCAGAAATCAAAAGCTAGGTTTTTCACTatcttttatatttgaattatctAGTTATTTACAAAAGaaacaaacatttaaattgtGTTTGACTGTGTGTATTGCTGTTGTGTTTgctttttctacattggctaggccataaaaaagaataggtttgtttgccctaaccctacctacccagaaaatagCTGCATACTCAGTCTTTTATTGCCctgatgtgaatttttttttattcagataggcatgaagactaattaACATCTGATACTTAAATTTAAATTtctctttgccaaaaaaaaagaaaatgcctacctacctaccaacTGTCTCAATGCTGGGCAGGGTTTTGGCAAACCTAAATTTTTTTAAGTGTGGCCCTAGCTGTATGGGGGAGGGTTGCGATCTCACTAAACGGTTTTAACCCTGCcgtaattttgcgcctgtccaaagtcaggagccattagcctttgttagtcttgtacgattattaattttagttcatttatatgttttggtgtttagtatgacatccatttattttgaactagtacacatttttgttaaggggccaatTGAAGCTCGCCTcagggtgcaggattttctcgagtgttgaagacctattggtgacctttgcctgttttctgctctttggttgggttgttgtctctctggtCTATGAgatgttttctatgttttttatCTATATAACATACTGTTTCCAATATATCAATATAAGATGTTTCAAAGTTCCCTTTGCAAGAGTTCTCTACATATGTCTTTATTCTTTCATGTACAATATTTGTAACAGCTGTTCCAGACACTCTCTCTAGGATACCAATGTCATCTCTGAAAtattcaaatagtaaacaattagTCTCAACTTCAAAATGTTTCTATTAAAATTtgtgacaaaaatgaaaaaagagcAAAAATAGTCACTCAGGAGTATAATTTCTATAGGGTTAATAATCATCAATAAAGAGAAATAGCTGCTATAAGGGGGCACTTGGTAATTTCAGCATGGGTGGCTTAATATTTGTACAAATTATTGACTTCATGATTTTATAGTTCAAGTTTTTCTTtataatagttttaaaaataatatccaCTCACAAACTGCCAATTTTGTTCAAATTAACCTTtgaagaaaatttaatatttaagttTTACTCTTACTGCTTTTAATAGGTTTTGAGATATACGGCAAAAACTAGAATATAACCCTTATCTTCTTATTTACCAACATCAATCATGTTTGTTGATTGTTCAAATTCCTAGATACCATTTTAAACCTGATTCCCTGAGAAACAGTTTAAAAAAGTTTGGTAACattttgtagtttcagaggaaagattttattaaatgtttacaacaGAGGAACAGAGGGATCATGACAATGCACTTCAAATTTTTACAATAGCTCACATGATTTTTAATTGTTACAAGGTATCATTGATCCTGAGACTTTTTGTAAGTGATTCAGTAATGATATCACTTTATTGAAGTGAATATGTGTCTGTTTATGAGCATGTCACTGTTTACACTTACAGTTTTCTGTTAAGATTATGGAAGTTCAACATTATGTGTTGACATAAGCATGTCTCTGTGGGCTGTTCACACCCTTTACAGCTGGTTTCTTCATCATCTTCACTGTCtacaatacaaaatgtaaatgatAAGAGATTAAGCTTCTAAATGAAAGTCACATTTAGTTCTCCAAGAAAATTTAAGAAGAaggaaaaataaattattgtacTATTGCAAAATAAaggatttttaaataaaaagtaacaTACTTTATTGCTAGtttatgaaattttcctttgatcttactgactgataatttccttagTTGAGTAATATGAAAAATTATGGCTAGAAACTAAGGGCCCATGTGTTGTATTCAATAATTTAATAACGtagtcataggtaaaatagtgataaacagtttatcattggtcatctcaactcgattgcttttctcactttgcTCAAGCTCCTTGAGATGATCAAAGATAATTTATAATATCATctatatacatgacatatatatgcTGCCAGTAAACAGTTAAGGACTAgaaatacaacatgtacatgtataccttGATCAGGTTCAGTTGTTGTATGATGAAACACTTTAAATGCATCTGAATAAAATTTATTCACTATTTCTTGAAAAGTTCTaggaaaaatggaaaacaatgttGATTTCATTAGAAGTATGAAAGCTTCTGTCAATGAGGATGTATTAAATAAGGTGGACGACTTCCTCCAACGTTTTATTTGGGTTGTGGATTCAAGTCTTTGAATACAGGGGAGATAATCCATTGTCACTTTATGTAAATATTCAACTGCTTCAAGAAGTTGGTCTGTTTCACTTTGCTGTATAGAAAAGTAGTTCCAGAACTGTGGACCAACTTTTTGTCGCAAATCTTCTTGTAAAGTATCCAGAAACCATTCCTCTATGATGTGTCCTAAATCTTGCTTGCATAGAATTTCAACAGCATTCTGGAATTCAACTTCTGAACTGATATATGTCTGGGAAGtctaaaaaattcaaataaataattgtaGGACGTAAGATAAAGGTTGAATATATATGACACCCTTGTATCAACTCAaaactttttcatttcaaatagtAATGTAATTGTTTTTTACATTGAATTTTTTTCCACAGATTGCTCGCAAACTAAATAACTTTTAGATCTGTGCCAGTCTGAACATATATTTTGCATATGTAACAACCATTTTTCCATTGTGGcttcagatattttgtattatgattcCAAAATTTTACTGAAGCCTTCAGTGACAGGGTTGGCATAGTATTACCCTCCTGGGAATTCTCGGGTGGGAAAACCCAGGTTTTCCCGGGCTGgacaatactcccagaaatgggtaatactgggcattactgggcaatatgattttttaagctcattttaacacaaaatagttaagacatacatgtaggtgtagtttcatagtattacagctaaatatatactttttatacagataaccattgagtcCTTTCTAGAAGAATGAGAAATTCAATTTCATTTAGTTCTTCATTAATTCTATATGTACGCAGAATgcaagatttgcacatttaagGATACCGTGTTAATTACCAAgcattgttttgataatcaaatctttgataaaaaaatgcattttttaagtgaattgttactttaattgttatacattcatttttatatatcgcTAAATAAGCAACCTATTAAAGGGCCATTAAAATTTATAGAATTGAAAgggctgattattgttacataaacaaatctgtgttgtaatctgaataattacttattaatgaTGAGTCACAGTACACATACATGAactaaaatgtattttttcttaCTTCTTAATAAGAGTtgtacttatttgaaaaaaatgatttttttgctt from Mytilus galloprovincialis chromosome 2, xbMytGall1.hap1.1, whole genome shotgun sequence encodes:
- the LOC143063301 gene encoding anaphase-promoting complex subunit 2-like; this encodes MAANVELVNRAWTVLTDTLTPGEKKTSQTYISSEVEFQNAVEILCKQDLGHIIEEWFLDTLQEDLRQKVGPQFWNYFSIQQSETDQLLEAVEYLHKVTMDYLPCIQRLESTTQIKRWRKSSTLFNTSSLTEAFILLMKSTLFSIFPRTFQEIVNKFYSDAFKVFHHTTTEPDQDSEDDEETSCKGCEQPTETCLCQHIMLNFHNLNRKLDDIGILERVSGTAVTNIVHERIKTYVENSCKGNFETSYIDILETWLDTKVLGWLHLVYSGNRTHIYSDCIDGFKGRLLHFLYESFANIQIEQLFNIIIEFPESEPAILDLKMCLEKTDVRTQLVTSLKSALETRLLHPGVNTSDILTAYIAAIRALRVLDPAGVILELVCHPVRKYLRSRDDTVRCIVSNLTDDGSNELLDELIKGQPLLLDETGHSDNEDEDWEKWMPDPVDADPSTTSKSRRASDIISMLVNIYGSKELFVNEYRTLLADRILTQFNYEIEKEIRYLELLKLRFGETQLHFCEVMLKDVADSKRLNTRVTEARNKSGERGEIDVNAMVLSAQFWPAFREEKITLPEVMQESLKEYTKKFEALKGNRTLNWKPHLGLVNIDIELKDRTINFNVSPVHAAIIMQFQKQEKWTVEDLSNELQMPATALRRKIAYWQTQGLLKEETTDTFLLVEEHKGRTHDVIVTDDDETESAMASAQSQREEELQVFWSYIVGMLTNLESLPLERIHTMLRMFAMQGPTTMECSTQELKGFLDRKVKEQKLIYAGGVYRLPKSS